The nucleotide sequence CCGGCGGCCCTGATACACGGCCCTTGATACCTAGAGCTACTATGCCTACCACTGCAATGTATAGAGCTTCTAGGGAGGACGGATGCGCCTCACGAAAGACCTCGTCGCCGCGTCGGCGACACCGCTGGTCCTGGGGATACTCGCCGACGGCGACAGCTACGGCTACGCGATCCTGAAGCAGGTCAACGAGCTGTCCGGCGGCGAGATCGAGTGGACCGACGGGCTGCTCTACCCGCTGCTGCACCGCCTCGAGCGCGTCGGTCACGTCGAGTCGGCCTGGGAGACGCCGCCCGGCGGGCGTCGTCGGAAGTACTACCGGATCACCGGTCAGGGCCGGGCCGAGCTGGCCGAGCAGCGGCGCCAGTGGACCACGGTCGTCGAGACGCTGCGCGGGGTCTGGGAGATCGCTCCCCTGCCCCGGCCGGCCTGGGAGGCAGGGCTGTGACCGTGAGCAACGACAGCGAGCTCGAGGAGCAGATCGCCGGGTGGCGGGCCTACGTCGAACGTCGGCCGGAGATCCACGGCGGCGACGCCGACGAGCTCGAGGACCACCTCCGGAGCCGGATCACCGAGCTGACCGACGCCGGCCTGCAGGAGGACGAGGCGTTCCTCATCGCGGTGAAGCGGATGGGCACGCTCGACGACGTCTCCCGGGAGTTCGCGCGGGAGCACTCCGAGCGGCTGTGGAAGCAGCTCGTCCTCCCGGCCGAGCCCGACGCCCCGACCGTGGCCCGCTCCCGGCGCGAGTTGCCGGTCGCGCTGTTCTGCGCGGTGCTCGCCGCGCTGGCGGTGAAGGCACCGGCGCTGTTCGGGGTCGGGCTCGGCGGCTTCTACGCGCGGAACCTGGGCCTGTTCGTGCTCGCGCCGCTGGCCGGCTACTTCGTCTGGCAGCGCCGGGTGTCGCCGCGGGTCGTCGCGGTGCTCACCGGCCTGTTCGTTCTCGGCGCGGTCTTCGCGAACGTCTACCCGCTGGACGACGACTCGCAGAGCGTCGTGCTGACCGCGCTCCACCTGCCGCTCGCGCTGTGGCTGGTCGTGGGCGTCGCGTACGTCGGCGGCGAGTGGCTCTCGGCGCAGCGGCGGATGGACTTCATCCGCTTCACCGGCGAGTGGGCGATCTACTACGTCCTGCTGGCGCTGGGTGGCGGGGTGCTGACCGGGATCACGGTCAACGTGTTCTCGGCGATCGGCGTGAACACGGACGACTTCGTCGGATCCTGGCTGGTGCCGTGCGGTGCGGCCGGGGCGGTCGTGGTCGCGGCCTGGCTGGTCGAGGCCAAGCAGAGCGTCATCGAGAACATGGCGCCGGTGCTGACCCGGGTGTTCACCCCGCTGTTCGCGGTCGCGCTGCTCGCATTCCTGGTCGCGTTCGTGGTGTCGGGGCACGGCATCGACGTCGACCGGGACGTGCTGATCCTGTTCGACGTGCTGCTCGTCCTGGTGCTGGGGCTGCTGCTCTACGCGATCTCGGCCCGCGACCCGCTGGCCCGGGCCGGGCTGTTCGACCGGGTCCAGCTGGGGCTGGTGATCAGCGCGCTGCTGATCGACGCCCTGGTGCTGGTCGCGATCACCGGCCGGATCACCGAATTCGGGTTCACCCCGAACAAGACCGCGGCCCTGGGCGAGAACCTCGTCCTGCTGGCGAACCTGGCCTGGTCGGCCTGGCTGTTCTTCGGGTTCGTGCGTAACCGGGCGCCGTTCGCCCGGCTGGAGCGCTGGCAGACCGGGTACGTGCTGGTCTACGCGGCCTGGGCCTGGGTGGTGGTGCTGGTGTTCCCGCCGATCTTCGGCTTCCGCTGAGTCAGGTGAGTCAGTAGACCGACCGGATCACCCGGGCGGGATTACCGACAGCGACGGCGCCGGCCGGGATGTCACGCGTGACGACCGCGCCGGCACCGATCACCGCGTCGTCGCCGATCGAGACACCGGGGCAGACGATGACCCCGCCGCCCAGCCAGACGGTGTTGCCGATCGTGATCGCCTCGCCGGACTGCCAGCCCTCCCGGCGGACCGCCGGGTCCATCGGGTGGGTGGCGGTGAGCAGCTGGACCCCGGGGCCGATCTGGCAGTCGTCGCCGATCGTGATCGGCGCGTTGTCGAGCGCGGTGAGCCCGAAGTTGGCGAAGACCCGTGAACCGACGTGCACGTTCCAGCCGTAATCGCAGTAGAACGGCGGGCGGATGTAGGTGTCGTCGCCCAGGCTGCCGAGGAGGTCGCGGAGGATGACGCTCGCCCCGGCCAGGTCCTGCGGATCGAACTCGTTGTACTGGCGCATCAATCCCATCGCGCGCAGCAAATCGCCCCGCACGTCACCGTCGGTTCGGAAAAGATCACCGGCGAGCATGCGCTCGCGCTGCGACGGCGCAGAGTCGATCGTCATGATCGAAAACCTAGCGCACACAGTGGACGCTATTGTTTCGCGCGCGTGGCGTCGCTGGTCACAGGCCACAGACACGGGGACGGGTTACGGATGACACTCGATCAACCTCAGGCTGTAACGCGCTCAGGAGACGCACCGGCCCCTCCGCCGGGCCCGGGCGACGGCACCGGCGCGCCGGAGGCGCCCCGCCGCCGGCGCGGGTTGATCGGGCTCGTCATCGTCGTGGTGACGCTCCTCGTGGTAGGTGCGGGTGGGAGTTGGGCGGTGTACGCGCGCACCGACCTGCCCGCGATCCCGTCGCTCAGCGAGACCGCCCGGATCCAATACTCGGACGGGCGGACGTTCGCGACGTTCGCCACCGAGGATCGGACGTCCGTACCGCTCGGGTCGGTGCCGAAGGCCGTGCAGGACGCCGTCGTCGCCGCCCAGGACCCGGACTTCCGCGACGGCGGTAGCACTCTGGGCGCGCTCGCCCGGGCCGCCGGCACCCTGGTCACCGGGCCGGACGACCACCCGTCGATCGCCGAGCAGTACGTGCGCACGGTGCTGTTCTACGGACGAGGGCGCCTCGATCGGGCCCGCTCGGTGATCGCCGCCCAGAAGCTGCGGAATTCCCTGACCACGGACGAGATCCTGAAGGCCTACCTGAACACGATGTACTTCGGGCGCGGGGCCTGGGGGGTCCAGGCCGCGTCCCAGGCCTACTTCCACGTCGACGTGCCGAAGCTGACCGTCGCGCAGGGCGCGGTGCTCGCCGCGCTGCTCGACGACCCGACGCACGGCGACCCGGTCAACGACGAGGCGACCGCGAAGCGCCGCTGGAACTCGGTGCTCGACGCGATGGTGAAGAAGGATTTCCTCAGCTCGGCCGACCGGAAAGCGCTGGTGTACCCGGTCGT is from Cryptosporangium phraense and encodes:
- a CDS encoding sugar O-acetyltransferase; its protein translation is MTIDSAPSQRERMLAGDLFRTDGDVRGDLLRAMGLMRQYNEFDPQDLAGASVILRDLLGSLGDDTYIRPPFYCDYGWNVHVGSRVFANFGLTALDNAPITIGDDCQIGPGVQLLTATHPMDPAVRREGWQSGEAITIGNTVWLGGGVIVCPGVSIGDDAVIGAGAVVTRDIPAGAVAVGNPARVIRSVY
- a CDS encoding permease prefix domain 1-containing protein produces the protein MTVSNDSELEEQIAGWRAYVERRPEIHGGDADELEDHLRSRITELTDAGLQEDEAFLIAVKRMGTLDDVSREFAREHSERLWKQLVLPAEPDAPTVARSRRELPVALFCAVLAALAVKAPALFGVGLGGFYARNLGLFVLAPLAGYFVWQRRVSPRVVAVLTGLFVLGAVFANVYPLDDDSQSVVLTALHLPLALWLVVGVAYVGGEWLSAQRRMDFIRFTGEWAIYYVLLALGGGVLTGITVNVFSAIGVNTDDFVGSWLVPCGAAGAVVVAAWLVEAKQSVIENMAPVLTRVFTPLFAVALLAFLVAFVVSGHGIDVDRDVLILFDVLLVLVLGLLLYAISARDPLARAGLFDRVQLGLVISALLIDALVLVAITGRITEFGFTPNKTAALGENLVLLANLAWSAWLFFGFVRNRAPFARLERWQTGYVLVYAAWAWVVVLVFPPIFGFR
- a CDS encoding PadR family transcriptional regulator, producing the protein MRLTKDLVAASATPLVLGILADGDSYGYAILKQVNELSGGEIEWTDGLLYPLLHRLERVGHVESAWETPPGGRRRKYYRITGQGRAELAEQRRQWTTVVETLRGVWEIAPLPRPAWEAGL